A genome region from bacterium includes the following:
- a CDS encoding nucleotide sugar dehydrogenase, giving the protein MSDLIELFHSRRAVVGVLGLGYVGLPLVATIAEAGFATIGFDTRLDKIESLRRGESYIRHVPSARLTPIVRDSVAAGAAGFFPSADYADLARCDGILICVPTPLTENREPDLSYVVATAETVAAHLRRGQLVVLESTTYPGTTDEVVRPILERGGLVVGRDFHLAFSPEREDPNNVDFTTRTIPKLVGGITPGCGRIAAALYGAVIERVVPVSNAAVAEAAKLLENIYRSVNIALVNELKVLFDRMGLNIWEVIDAAATKPFGFTPFYPGPGLGGHCIPIDPFYLTWRARQFEMSTRFIELAGEVNLAMPAYVIERLADALNDRGQSLKDANVLVLGVAYKRNLDDDRESPAFKLIELLQRKQARISYHDPFVPVLRPGRRHAFGLQSVDLTPETLSAADAVLIATDHTTVDYQAVVDHARLVVDSRNATRNVREGREKIVLA; this is encoded by the coding sequence ATGTCGGATCTGATCGAGCTGTTTCACTCACGACGCGCCGTCGTCGGTGTGCTCGGATTGGGGTACGTCGGGCTGCCGCTCGTCGCAACGATCGCCGAGGCGGGTTTCGCGACCATCGGGTTCGATACGCGCCTGGACAAGATCGAGTCTTTGCGGCGCGGCGAGTCGTACATCCGTCACGTTCCGTCGGCGCGGCTGACGCCCATCGTTCGCGATTCCGTCGCCGCCGGCGCGGCCGGGTTCTTCCCGAGCGCCGACTACGCCGACCTCGCACGCTGCGACGGCATCCTGATCTGCGTCCCGACGCCACTGACCGAGAACCGCGAGCCGGATCTCTCGTACGTCGTCGCGACGGCGGAGACGGTTGCCGCACACCTGCGACGCGGTCAACTCGTGGTGCTCGAGAGCACCACCTATCCGGGAACCACCGATGAAGTCGTGCGGCCCATTCTCGAACGCGGCGGACTCGTCGTCGGCCGCGACTTCCATCTCGCCTTCTCGCCCGAGCGCGAGGATCCGAACAATGTCGACTTCACCACGCGCACCATTCCGAAACTGGTCGGCGGCATCACGCCGGGATGCGGTCGGATCGCTGCCGCGCTCTACGGCGCGGTCATCGAGCGCGTCGTGCCGGTCTCCAACGCCGCGGTAGCGGAGGCGGCGAAGCTGCTCGAGAACATCTATCGCAGCGTCAACATCGCACTGGTGAACGAGCTGAAAGTGCTGTTCGACCGGATGGGCTTGAACATCTGGGAGGTGATCGACGCCGCGGCGACGAAGCCGTTCGGTTTCACCCCGTTCTACCCGGGGCCGGGACTGGGTGGGCACTGCATTCCCATCGACCCGTTCTACCTGACGTGGCGAGCACGGCAGTTCGAGATGTCGACCCGCTTCATCGAACTGGCGGGCGAGGTCAATCTCGCCATGCCGGCCTACGTCATCGAACGTCTCGCGGACGCGCTCAACGACCGCGGTCAGAGCCTCAAGGACGCCAACGTTCTGGTCCTCGGCGTCGCCTACAAGCGCAACCTCGATGATGATCGCGAGTCACCGGCGTTCAAGTTGATCGAGCTCCTGCAGCGCAAGCAGGCGCGGATCAGCTACCACGATCCCTTCGTTCCGGTTCTCCGTCCCGGACGCCGCCACGCCTTTGGCCTGCAGTCGGTGGATCTGACGCCCGAGACGCTCAGCGCCGCGGACGCGGTCTTGATCGCGACCGATCACACGACGGTCGACTACCAGGCCGTGGTCGACCACGCGCGCCTAGTGGTGGACTCTCGCAACGCAACTCGCAACGTGCGCGAGGGGCGGGAAAAGATCGTCCTCGCTTGA